A segment of the Streptomyces sp. NBC_00376 genome:
ACGGCGCAGAATGCGCGGAATACCGAGCCGGGGGTCATGCAGAACCCGCATATCGTGCACCCGGCCCTGGGGGCCGTCCCCCTCATGAGTGCTCGGACTCGCCGTGGCGGTCGAGCGGCGGTTGCGTGCTGTGTCACCGAAGTCGTGCGTCCAGCCCATACCGGGACGTCTGCCCGTGCCTCATGGTCGGTAACCGCCCATCCGTCAGCCAATTGGCCTATGCGCCGGGCAATTGGCCGTTCGGCGGACAACCGTGCCCCTACGGCTACCGATCGGGCTCCGAATCCTTGAGCCAGCTGATGAGTTCGGCCGAGAACCCGGCCGGGTCCTCCTCGTGGGGGAAGTGCCCCAGACCGTCGAAAAGTCGCCAACGGTACGGCGCTTCGACGTACTCGCCGGAGCCCGCCGCACTCCGGGTGCGGATCGCTGGATCGAGTGAACCGTGCAGGTGCAGCGTCGGTACCCGCACCGGCAGCTTCATCCGCCGGTTGAACTGGATTCCGTCAGGACGGGCGAGGGAACGCACCATCCAGCGGTACGGCTCGATCGAGCAGTGCGCCGTCGACGGGATGCACATCGCGCGGCGGTAGACGTCCACCGTCGCGTCGTCGGGGAAGTCCGGCGTCCGGGGGCCGGCCCATTCGTGGATCAGCCGGCCGACCAACGCCGCGTCGTCCGCGACGAGCTGACGCTCCGGTACCCACGGGCGCTGGAAACCCCAGATGTACGAGCCGGCCCTGGACTGCGCGAAGTCGGAGAGCATTGAGGAGCGCCAGCGGCGCGGATGCGGCATCGAGGAGACCACGAGGCGGCGCACCAGCTTCGGACGCATCACCGCGGCGGTCCAGGCGAGGTAGCCGCCCATGTCGTGGCCGACCAGGGCCGCGTCCGGTTCGCCGAGCGAGCGGATCACGCCGGTGATGTCGAGCGCCAGGTTGGCGGGGTCGTAACCCCGGGGCGTACGGTCGCTGCCGCCGACCCCGCGCAGGTCCATCGCGACGGCCCGGAAACCGGCGTCGGCCAGCGCGGTGAGCTGGTGGCGCCAGGTCCACCAGAACTGCGGGAAGCCGTGCAGCAGCAGCACCAGCGGGCCCTCGCCGAGCTCGGCGATGTGGAAACGCGCGCCGTTCGCCGCCACGTCCCGGTGGGTCCACGGCCCGTCGATCCGCACGGGCCCGCCGGAGCCGGACGGGGCGGGTGAGGCGGTTGGGGCGGACGGGGCGGGTGAGCCGCTCGGAGCGGCTGGGGCGGCCGGGCCGACCGAGGCCGTTGAGCTTGCAGAGCCCGCAGAGCTTGCAGTGTCTGAGGCGCCGCCCGAGCCTGCCCGGCTGCCCGAGCCTGTCCGGCCGTCCCTGTCCGCAGGGGCTGCCTGACCTTCCGGGCCTACGGGGCCTACCGGGTCGAATGCGCTGGAATCGGGGACCGTCATGTGGACGAGCGTGCCACAGAGGAGCCCTTGTCCTTGACCGGAGCCTTCTCCATGGCCTTGCCCGTCAGCGTGCTGCCCGAGGCGGTCGGGAGGCTCGTCCTCGCCGTGATGGCGGGCCGCGGGTGCGGCTTGACGCCCTGCAGCACGGCTGCCGTCTGCTTCGCCGAAGCGATGGACTTCTCCGGCGGCTTGACCTTCCTGAACTTGAGCCAGCCGATCAGCCCGAGCAGGAGGGCCAGGAGGAAGAATCCGCCGGCCACGATCAGGAACGACCACGCCAGACCCAGGCCCAGGTTGTGGATTCCGTAGGCGGCCGCGAAGCTCAGCATCGGCATCATGAACAGGAGCAGCACGGCCGCGACGATCAACGCCACGCTGCCGATCGCCCCGCGCTTGACGTCCTGCCGCACCTCTGCCTTGGCCAGGGCGATCTCGTCGTGCACCAGTGCGGACATCTCGGCCGTCGCCGCGGCGACCAACTGCCCGAGACTGCGGTCGGCGCTGCCCGCGTTGTTGCCGGGGTCGCTCATCCCTGACTCCCTCTCCAGTCCTGCTGCTCAACACATCTGGTGTCAGATCATGCCGGACTGTCCGGCTCGTTGCTCGCTGCCCCCGCCAGTTGGGCAAGGCGACGGTGCTCGGCCGCCTTCCTCTCGTGGATCGCGGCCATCCGCAGGTGGTACGCCGGGTCGCCCTGTTCGTAGATGTCCGGCACCCCGTCCTCGTCCTCGTCGAGCTCCTCGGCCTCGTGCAGCGCCTGGTATCTGCGCACCCGGAGTCTGATCAGTACACCGGAGAACACGGCGGCCGTCAGAGAGCCGATCAGCACGGCGGCCTTGATCTCGTTGATCATGCCCTCGTCGCCGGCGAAGGCCAGCTCGCCGATGAGCAACGAGACGGTGAAACCGATGCCGGCGAGCGAGGCGACCGCGAAGACGTCCGCCCAGGCCAGATCCTTGTTCAGCTCCGCCTTGGTGAATCGGGTGGCCAGCCATGTGCCGCCGAAGATGCCCACGGTCTTGCCGACGACGAGACCCAGGACGACGCCGAGGGTCTCGGGCCGGGTGAAGACATCCGCCAGCGCGTCGCCGGAGAGGGAGACGCCGGCCGAGAAGAGGGCGAACAGCGGTACGGCGAGACCGGCCGAGAGCGGGCGGATCAGGTGCTCGATGTGCTCGCCGGGCGAGTGGGTCTCGCCGTCCCGCCGGGTGCAGCGGAGCATCAGGCCCATCGCGACCCCGGCGATCGTCGCGTGCACGCCGCTGTTGTACATCAGGCCCCAGATGACCAGGGCGAGCGGTACGTAGATGTACCAGCCGCGTACGTTTCTGCGCAGCAGCAGGTAGAAGACGGCCAGGCCGATGAAGGCGCCGGTCAGCGCCAGGAAGTCGATCTTCTCGGTGAAGAAGACCGCGATGATCAGGATCGCGAAGAGGTCGTCGACGACGGCGAGGGTCAGCAGGAAGGCGCGCAGCGCGTTCGGCAGCGAGGTGCCGATGACCGCGAGGACGGCGAGCGCGAAGGCGATATCGGTGGCGGTGGGGACGGCCCAGCCGCCCGTCGAACCTCCGCCGACCACGTTCACCAGCGTGTAGACGACGGCCGGGACCGCCATTCCGCAGAGTGCGGCGACGACCGGGAGGGCGGCTGCCTTCGGGTCGCGCAGTTCGCCCGCGACCAGTTCCCGCTTGAGCTCGACGCCCGCGACGAAGAAGAAGATCGCGAGCAGCCCGTCCGCCGCCCAGTGCTCCACGGAGAGGTTGAGGCCCAGCGCCTGGGGGCCGAAGTGGAAGTCACTGACGGACGCGTAGCTGGAACCGAAGGTGTTCGCCCACACCAGGGCGGCTATCGCGGCGACCAGCAGGATCATGCCGCCGACGGTCTCGGTGCGCAGTGCCTCCGCGAGATAGTTCCGCTCAGGGAGGGACAGCCGTCCGAGCAGGGTGCGGCGGGGCGAAGGGGGTGCGGGGGTGGGCGCGGCCACGTGTGGAGACCTCCGGGTCGGTACGGCAGCGATGGCATGGCTGATGCACTTGCCGACCAGACTTCCCGGCACACCCTGTGGAGATTTCTTATTGCTTTATTGACGCAACTGCCACTGTACCCGTGGTGTGCGGGGTTGTATCCGGTGATCTTCACCTTAGATGCCCGAGGGGCACCCGGCGCGTTGCCGGATGCCCCTCGGGGACGTACAGCTCTGTTCCGTCTGCCGCGGTCAGTCCTCGGAGGAGGACGACGGCAGCTGGGCCTGGATCAGGTCCATCACCGAGGAGTCGCTCAGCGTGGTGACGTCTCCCACCTTGCGGTTCTCGGCGACGTCACGCAGCAGGCGCCGCATGATCTTGCCGGAGCGGGTCTTCGGCAGCTCGGCGACCGGCAGGACCCGCTTCGGCTTGGCGATCGGGCCGAGCGTGGCACCGACGTGGTTGCGCAGCTCCGCGACCAGTTCGTCGGAGGCGTCGGCCGTACCGCGCAGGATCACGAACGCGACGATGGACTGGCCGGTCGTCTCGTCGGCGGCACCGACCACGGCCGCCTCGGCGACCGAGGGGTGCGACACGAGCGCCGACTCGACCTCGGTGGTCGAGATGTTGTGCCCGGACACCAGCATCACGTCGTCGACCCGGCCGAGCAGCCAGATGTCGCCGTCCTCGTCCTTCTTGGCGCCGTCGCCCGCGAAGTACTTGCCCTCGAAGCGCGACCAGTAGGTGTCGATGAAGCGCTGGTCGTCGCCCCAGATGGTGCGGAGCATCGACGGCCACGGCTCGGTGAGGACGAGGTAGCCGCCCCCGCCGTTCGGAACCTCGTTGGCCTCGTCGTCGACGACGGTGGCCGAGATGCCGGGCAGGGCACGCTGGGCGCTGCCCGGCTTGGTCTCCGTCACGCCCGGCAGCGGCGCGATCATCATCGCGCCGGTTTCGGTCTGCCACCAGGTGTCCACGATCGGGCACTTGTCGGCGCCGATGTGCTTGCGGTACCACATCCACGCCTCGGGGTTGATCGGCTCACCGACCGAACCGAGGACTCGGAGACTGCTCAGGTCGAACTTGGCGGGGATGTCGTCACCCCACTTCATGAACGTACGGATCGCGGTCGGCGCGGTGTAGAGGATCGTGACGCCGTACTTCTGCACGATCTCCCAGAAACGCCCCTGGTGCGGGGAGTCGGGCGTGCCCTCGTACATGACCTGCGTCGCGCCGTTGGCCAGCGGGCCGTAGACGATGTACGAGTGGCCGGTCACCCAGCCGATGTCGGCGGTGCACCAGAAGACATCGGTCTCCGGCTTGAGGTCGAAGACCGCGTGGTGGGTGTACGCCGCCTGCGTGAGGTAGCCGCCGGAGGTGTGCAGGATGCCCTTCGGCTTACCCGTCGTGCCGGAGGTGTAGAGGATGAAGAGCGGCTGCTCCGCCTCGAAGGCCTCGGGGGTGTGCTCGGCGGACTGCCGGCCGGTGATCTCGTGCCACCAGACGTCGCGGCCCTCGGTCCACGCGGTGTCCTGCCCGGTGCGACGGACCACGAGGACGTGCTCGACGGTGTCGATACGGGAGACGGCGTCGTCCACGGCGGGCTTGAGCGCGGACGGCTTGCCGCGACGGTAGCCGCCGTCGGCGGTGATGACGACCTTGGCGTCCGCGTCCTGGATGCGGGCGGCGATGGCGTCGGCGGAGAATCCGCCGAAGACCACCGAGTGGGCGGCGCCGATGCGGGCGCAGGCCAGCATCGCGATGGCGGCCTCGGGGATCATCGGCAGGTAGACGGCGACCCGGTCGCCCTTGCCGACACCGAGCTCGGTGAGGGCGTTGGCGGCGCGGGAGACCTCGTCCTTGAGCTGTGCGTAGGTGATGGCGCGACTGTCGCCGGGCTCGCCCTCGAAGTGGATGGCGACCCGGTCGCCATTGCCGGCCTCGACGTGGCGGTCCACGCAGTTGTACGCGACGTTGAGCTTGCCGTCCGCGAACCACTTCGCGAAGGGCGGGTTGCTCCAGTCGAGCGTCTCGGTCGGCTCCGTGGCCCAGGTCAGGCGACGGGCCTGCTCTGCCCAGAAGCCCAGCCGGTCCGCCTCGGCCTGCTCGTACGCCTCCGCCTTGACGTTGGCGTTCGCGGCCAGATCGGCAGGCGGTGCGAACCGCCGCTCCTCACGAAGCAGATTGGCCAAGCTTTCGTTGCTCACGACATCTCCCATTCCCAGGGTGTCCGTTGTGTCCCGGGGCATAGCTCATCAGGCCAAAGGCCGGGTGACAAGTGTCTGCCCGGAATTGGTTTAGACCTGTGTCTCGTGTATGGAGACACGGTCCCGCATCCACGTGCGGTGCGACGCGGTACGGCGCAGTGCGGAGGGAGCTGTGCAATGCGCCGCGGCGCGACTCGGAGCGGTGCGGAGGCAGGACCACAAGGTCTCACGGACCCGGGGCGAATGCGGTTCAGACGCCCGTGCGTTCCAACTGGCCGGAACCGGGGGCGTCGCCGGGGTCCACCCGGTCGAAGACCTCGTCGAGCTCCAGTCCGCTGCTGGCCGCCTCGGTCAGCAGATAGGCCTGTGCCTCGCCCACGTGGAAGTACATGCCGTGCAGCCGGATCGTGCCCTCGGCCAGTCGCCGAGCAACCGATTCGTGTGCCCGCAGATGGTCCAACTGCTGGACCACATTGGTGAGGCAGAGCTGCTCGAGCGCGTCGGTCGGCAGCCGTCCGGAGATCCGGGCCCAGGCGTGGTGCCGGGACGCCATCCGCTCCAGGCTCGGCAGCCCATGTCTCAGCCACCGCCACAGGGACGTGGCCGGAGTCTCCTGGTCCGGTTCGGCGCCCAGCAGTGCCTGCATCGCTCCGCAGCCGGAGTGCCCGCAGACGGTGATGGACTCCACCTTCAGCACGTCCACCGCGTACTCGATCGCCGCACCCACCGAGTGGTCCCCCGACTCGGCGTTCGGCAGGGGCACCAGATTGCCGATGTTCCGCACGGTGAACAGGTCGCCCGGGCCACTCGCCGTGATCATGCTGGTGACGAGGCGGGAGTCCGCGCAGGTGATGAAGAGCTGGGACGGGCGCTGCCCCTCGATGGCCAGCCGGGCCAGCTCGTCGCGCACCAGCGGAGCGGTGTTGCGCTGGAACGAACTCAGACCGTTGATCAGCCGGTTGCCCCCGGTCGGGCGGGGGGCTGCGGTGGCCGGCTCACGACCTGGGGCGTGGGTGTTGTCCGGGGCGCCGGGGGCCGTGTCGTGGGCGGTGCGGTGGTCGCCGGGGCTGATGTGGCCGGTAGTGACGGCATTGCTGATACTGCCGACATCGGCGGTATCGCTGACATTGCCGATGTCGTGGGCGCTGCCGGGGCGGGCGGCAGCGGACGGTTCGCCGGGGCCGTGGCCCGCTTCGGGCGCACGGCCGGGTTCGTCGTGGCAGTGATGGTTGCGCCACGGTGTCCAGGGGCGGCAGCAGGAGTGCTCCGCCGAGGCGGGCTCGGCGATCCGGCTGCCGGACCTGCCGGTGAACACGACCCTGCCGCCATGGGCGGTCTGGGCGGTGCTCCAGTCCTGGATCGCCTCGTACGCCGCATGGTCCATGAAGAAGCCGTCCAGCTCGACGACGGCATCCCCGCCCTGGGGCAGCTGGCCGAGCGTACGGCTGAGCCGGGGCACCGCGAGGAATGTCAACTGGCCGCGCACGACGACCAGATGCTGTCCGCCCTGATCGGTGACCGTGATCCGGGTCCCGGCCAGCCGGTGCAGGGCGACCGCCACTGCCACCGCGATGCCGATCACCACGCCCTTCAGTACGCCGAAGACGACCACGCCGGTGATCGTCGCCCCGTACACCAGGAATTCGCGGTGCTTATGGACGTTGCGGATGTGGGCGAAACTCACCATCTGGATCCCGACCATCATCACCAGCGCGGCGAGCGCGGCCAGCGGGATCCACTCCAGCACGGTGACCAGCAGTCCGGTGGCGAGCAGCACCCAGACGCCGTGCAGCACGGTGGAGGCGCGTCCGGTCGCCCCGGCGCGTACGTTCGCCGAACTGCGCACCGCGCCACCGGACACGGCCAGCCCTCCCACCAGCCCGGACAGCGTGTTGGCGATGCCCTGGGCGCGCAGCTCGCGGTCGAGATCGGCGCGTCTGGCGGGCAGGATGAGGGGCGCGGCCGGAGCAGACGTCGAAGGTGCGTGTGCGAGGGTCGTGGCCGGAGTGGACGTCGAAGGTGCGTGTCCGAGCGCGGGTGCGGGTGCCCCGGTTGAGGTTGCCGCCGGGGCGGGTGCCGACATCGCACCCGCACCGGGTCTGGCGGCCGTTCTCTCGGCGGTGCGGTCGGCCGACAGCTTGTCCACGGCCACCGCAGCGAGAAGTGATTCCAGGCTGGCCACCAGCATCACCGTGAAGACGGCGGTGGCCAGGGCGAGTACGGGGCCGTGCGGCATTTCGGGCAGGGCGTGCGAGCGCCAGGACGGCAGATCGACCCGGGCGATCCCGGGCGCGACGATCGCGGCCATCGCCGTAGCGGTCACCACCGCGGCGAGGGCGGCCGGAATCCGCCGTACGGCTCTGCCGACCCTGCCCGGAATCCGTGGCCAAAGGATCAGGATGGTGATGGTCAGTACGCCGATGAGCGGGGCGGCCGGGCTCACCCGGCCCAACTGATCGGGGAGCGCGAGGGCGTTGGCGACGGCCGAACTCTGTGGCGAGCCGCCGAGCACGATGTGCAGCTGGGCGAGCGCGATGGCCACGCCGATCCCGGCGAGGGTGCCGTGGACGATGGCGGGGCTGACGGCGAGGGCGCTGCGCGCCGCTCGCAGCGAGCCGAGCAGGATCTGGAGCAGCCCGGCGCCGATGGTGATCGCGCAGGTGGTGCGCCAGCCGTAGATCTGGATCAACTCGGCTGTGACCACGGTCAGTCCGGCGGACGGGCCGCTGACCTGGAGCGGGGTGCCGCCGAGCAGCCCGGCGACGATGCCGCCGATCGCGGCGGAGATGAGGCCGGCTTCCAGCGGGGCGTCCATGGCGACGGCAAGGCCGAGCGACATGGGGACGGCGAGCAGGAAAACCGTGATCGATGCGGACAGATCGGCGCCCGCGATACGGAATCGACCACCGCGCGGTGGCGGCGGGCTGTGTGGTCGCTTGACTCCCGAGGCGCGTGAGGGACGCGAACTACGGGATGTGCGGTTGTGGCGAGTGGGGACGCAAGCAGACATGTTCCCGTCTCCTCCGGGCAGCGCGGTCGCGGAATGTAGGGACGCGGCCATGGGTCACGGCGTGCAGCGGCGGAATTTCTCAACTCTCAGTAAACAGATCGTAATGGAGAGTAAAGATCTGTGTCCACACTTGTGATCGAATGGGCAAGTCGATCACCCAATCAAGTGAATAAGCATCTTTTCATTCGGTATGTCCTGTTGGTCTCGACCGGCCGCGTGCGAACTTGACCGCGCCGTGTCGGCATTTCGACGCGAATAACCCGCAAGGAAGAGGTGGGCGGACGATGGCTGCCACGACGAGAGTCGTTTCGCGGAGGGCCGCCACGGAGAGGGCGGCCGCCGGGCGGGTTGCCCTGGGCGTCGTGGCCGTCGCGCTGACTGCGGGAGTGGCCGGGTGCTCCGGCGGCTCCGGCGACGACACCGGAGCTGCCGGCCCAGGGGCGGCGGAGAAGGCCCCCGAAGCGGAGAAGGCCCCTGAGGCGAAGAGGGCCCCTGAGGTGAAGACGGCTCCCGAGACGAAGAAGGAGGCCCCTGAAGCCCCGGCCGCGCCCAACAGCGTTTTCCGGCTCATCGGCGACGGGTCCACCGCGTTCACCGGCAGCCAGCCGAAGCAGCCTGTGGCCAAGCGCCTGGCGCCTGGTCAGAAGCCGCCGCAGTTCGTGGTGTTCTCGTGGGACGGCGCAGGCGAGGACAGCCAGAAGCTCTTCTCCTACTTCCGTGAGGTCGGCAGGAAGTACCACGCGAACATGACGTACTTCCTCAGCGGCGTGTACATGCTGCCGGAGGACAAGCGGGAGCTCTACGACCCACCGAAGCACAACGCCGGCAGCTCCGACATCGGCTTCAACGACACCGAGGGAATCCGGAACACCATCACCCAGGTGGGCGGGGCCTGGGAGGACGGTAATGAGATCGGCACCCACTTCAACGGGCACTTCTGCGGTCCCGAGGGCGGCGTCGGGACCTGGTCCGTCGATCAGTGGAAGAGCGAGATCAGCCAGGCCAAGTCCTTCGTGAAGAGCTGGAAGACCAACGACCCGGGCCTCGAAGCGGAGAAGCCGCTTCCCTTCGACTACGACAAGGAGCTCATCGGCGGCCGCACCCCCTGCTTGGAAGGGCAGAAGAACATGGTGGCGGCAGCAAGGACGATGGGCTTCCGCTACGACTCCAGCGGGGTCAACAACCAGGTCTGGCCGAAGAAGAAGGACGGCGTCTGGGACCTCTCGCTGCAGCTCGTCCCCGTGCCGGGCCGCAAGTTCGAGACCCTGTCGATGGACTACAACTTCATGGTCAACCAGTCCGGCGCGGAGACGCAGGGCGACCCGGGCATGCACGAGTACTGGGGCAACCAGATGCGTGACGGCCTGCTCCAGGCCTTCGACCGCTCGTACGACGGGAACCGCGCCCCGCTGATCATCGGTAACCACTTCGAGTCCTGGAACGGCGGCACCTACATGCGCGCAGTCGAGGACACCATCGCGTCGGTCTGCACCAAGGAAGGCGTCCGCTGCGTCTCCTTCCGGCAACTGGCCGACTGGCTGG
Coding sequences within it:
- a CDS encoding alpha/beta fold hydrolase, encoding MTVPDSSAFDPVGPVGPEGQAAPADRDGRTGSGSRAGSGGASDTASSAGSASSTASVGPAAPAAPSGSPAPSAPTASPAPSGSGGPVRIDGPWTHRDVAANGARFHIAELGEGPLVLLLHGFPQFWWTWRHQLTALADAGFRAVAMDLRGVGGSDRTPRGYDPANLALDITGVIRSLGEPDAALVGHDMGGYLAWTAAVMRPKLVRRLVVSSMPHPRRWRSSMLSDFAQSRAGSYIWGFQRPWVPERQLVADDAALVGRLIHEWAGPRTPDFPDDATVDVYRRAMCIPSTAHCSIEPYRWMVRSLARPDGIQFNRRMKLPVRVPTLHLHGSLDPAIRTRSAAGSGEYVEAPYRWRLFDGLGHFPHEEDPAGFSAELISWLKDSEPDR
- a CDS encoding phage holin family protein is translated as MSDPGNNAGSADRSLGQLVAAATAEMSALVHDEIALAKAEVRQDVKRGAIGSVALIVAAVLLLFMMPMLSFAAAYGIHNLGLGLAWSFLIVAGGFFLLALLLGLIGWLKFRKVKPPEKSIASAKQTAAVLQGVKPHPRPAITARTSLPTASGSTLTGKAMEKAPVKDKGSSVARSST
- the nhaA gene encoding Na+/H+ antiporter NhaA, which translates into the protein MAAPTPAPPSPRRTLLGRLSLPERNYLAEALRTETVGGMILLVAAIAALVWANTFGSSYASVSDFHFGPQALGLNLSVEHWAADGLLAIFFFVAGVELKRELVAGELRDPKAAALPVVAALCGMAVPAVVYTLVNVVGGGSTGGWAVPTATDIAFALAVLAVIGTSLPNALRAFLLTLAVVDDLFAILIIAVFFTEKIDFLALTGAFIGLAVFYLLLRRNVRGWYIYVPLALVIWGLMYNSGVHATIAGVAMGLMLRCTRRDGETHSPGEHIEHLIRPLSAGLAVPLFALFSAGVSLSGDALADVFTRPETLGVVLGLVVGKTVGIFGGTWLATRFTKAELNKDLAWADVFAVASLAGIGFTVSLLIGELAFAGDEGMINEIKAAVLIGSLTAAVFSGVLIRLRVRRYQALHEAEELDEDEDGVPDIYEQGDPAYHLRMAAIHERKAAEHRRLAQLAGAASNEPDSPA
- the acs gene encoding acetate--CoA ligase — its product is MPRDTTDTLGMGDVVSNESLANLLREERRFAPPADLAANANVKAEAYEQAEADRLGFWAEQARRLTWATEPTETLDWSNPPFAKWFADGKLNVAYNCVDRHVEAGNGDRVAIHFEGEPGDSRAITYAQLKDEVSRAANALTELGVGKGDRVAVYLPMIPEAAIAMLACARIGAAHSVVFGGFSADAIAARIQDADAKVVITADGGYRRGKPSALKPAVDDAVSRIDTVEHVLVVRRTGQDTAWTEGRDVWWHEITGRQSAEHTPEAFEAEQPLFILYTSGTTGKPKGILHTSGGYLTQAAYTHHAVFDLKPETDVFWCTADIGWVTGHSYIVYGPLANGATQVMYEGTPDSPHQGRFWEIVQKYGVTILYTAPTAIRTFMKWGDDIPAKFDLSSLRVLGSVGEPINPEAWMWYRKHIGADKCPIVDTWWQTETGAMMIAPLPGVTETKPGSAQRALPGISATVVDDEANEVPNGGGGYLVLTEPWPSMLRTIWGDDQRFIDTYWSRFEGKYFAGDGAKKDEDGDIWLLGRVDDVMLVSGHNISTTEVESALVSHPSVAEAAVVGAADETTGQSIVAFVILRGTADASDELVAELRNHVGATLGPIAKPKRVLPVAELPKTRSGKIMRRLLRDVAENRKVGDVTTLSDSSVMDLIQAQLPSSSSED
- a CDS encoding SulP family inorganic anion transporter, whose protein sequence is MSACVPTRHNRTSRSSRPSRASGVKRPHSPPPPRGGRFRIAGADLSASITVFLLAVPMSLGLAVAMDAPLEAGLISAAIGGIVAGLLGGTPLQVSGPSAGLTVVTAELIQIYGWRTTCAITIGAGLLQILLGSLRAARSALAVSPAIVHGTLAGIGVAIALAQLHIVLGGSPQSSAVANALALPDQLGRVSPAAPLIGVLTITILILWPRIPGRVGRAVRRIPAALAAVVTATAMAAIVAPGIARVDLPSWRSHALPEMPHGPVLALATAVFTVMLVASLESLLAAVAVDKLSADRTAERTAARPGAGAMSAPAPAATSTGAPAPALGHAPSTSTPATTLAHAPSTSAPAAPLILPARRADLDRELRAQGIANTLSGLVGGLAVSGGAVRSSANVRAGATGRASTVLHGVWVLLATGLLVTVLEWIPLAALAALVMMVGIQMVSFAHIRNVHKHREFLVYGATITGVVVFGVLKGVVIGIAVAVAVALHRLAGTRITVTDQGGQHLVVVRGQLTFLAVPRLSRTLGQLPQGGDAVVELDGFFMDHAAYEAIQDWSTAQTAHGGRVVFTGRSGSRIAEPASAEHSCCRPWTPWRNHHCHDEPGRAPEAGHGPGEPSAAARPGSAHDIGNVSDTADVGSISNAVTTGHISPGDHRTAHDTAPGAPDNTHAPGREPATAAPRPTGGNRLINGLSSFQRNTAPLVRDELARLAIEGQRPSQLFITCADSRLVTSMITASGPGDLFTVRNIGNLVPLPNAESGDHSVGAAIEYAVDVLKVESITVCGHSGCGAMQALLGAEPDQETPATSLWRWLRHGLPSLERMASRHHAWARISGRLPTDALEQLCLTNVVQQLDHLRAHESVARRLAEGTIRLHGMYFHVGEAQAYLLTEAASSGLELDEVFDRVDPGDAPGSGQLERTGV